TCTCTCAATCTGCCAAGATTCAGATCCGATTCACAATTCAGCATTTTCAACCAATTCAGAAATCAGTTTATCacagttttttttttcagaaatttcTCTCCAGAACCAAAGTGCCAGGAAACTCAGAGTGAATCAAACATTCAGCTCCAACATTTAGCTAAAAAATTCCACCACTCAAGATCAAAAGCAAAGAAGATGAATCAATCCTCATGAAACAACTTTTAAGATCTGATCTTTGAGCATAAGCAAcctctctcccccacacttaaaattttaCCGTCTCTGAAAAATAATTCATCAAATCATAAACCAAACTCTCAAGAAGGTAAACAAAGCAAGtatgatagaaaatattcaactaagaATGTAAAAAGAAAGTAGGAAATCAAGAGAAGGAATAAGAACTAACAATCTTCATCATATTCATGCATACCCATGATactataattttgaaaagaaactacGCAAGCCCTAGAGTTCAATTATCATGAATGTCATCACTCAAAAAGAAAAATGGTAGGCACGATGGTGGTCCTCACTAGGATTTGCTTTTCCTCTAACATACTCAATCTCTCAAGTTAGAATCCATCACCATGCACACGATCTAGTGCAACTAAGAGTTTACTCATGCAAAAATATCCACAACTTGATagtcaaataatttaattaacttctacGATTCTCAAGACATTGCGAAGGACACACATGGAGGTATTTATTCAAAActaaataaaacaaaattattgACCCAAAGCAAAAACAAACCAATATATGTATAAAGAAAAAGGgggaaaaggaacaaacccttAAGTCCGGTAGATAGGGTCGTGAAGCTTTGCTCTTTCTACCACCATCTCCTCAACTCCTTCATAGAACTTCTTTAGATGGTGTCCATTTACTTTTAAAAGTCCTTCCACTAGGAATCTCCTATATCTCTACCACACCATAGGGAAAAATGTGAGTAACACAATAAGGACCTTCCCACCTAGATCTCAACTTACCACGGATTAGCCGAAGATGAGAATTGTATACTAGCACCTTCTCACGCACTTGGAACTCCTTTCGCAAGATGTGCTTGTTATGAAAAATCTTGGTCTTCTCTTTGTAAATTCTGGAGCTCTTGTAGGCTTCGAGCCGAAGCTCCTCCAATTCTTGCAACTATAATTTCCGCTCAACCCCGGCTTGATCCATATCCATATTAGAAGTTTTTACTACCCAATATGCTCTGTGCTTAATTTCAACTGACAAGTGGCATGCTTTATCGAAAACAATCCTATATGGTGACATTCCAATTGGTGTCTTAAAAAATTTGTTCTAATAAGCCCACAAAGCATCCTCCAATATATTACTCCAATCTTTCCTATCTAGTCTTACTATTTTTTCCAAGATATGCTTTATCTTCCTATTCAAAACCTCTACTTCCGTTCGTCTAAGGATGGTAGGGAGTAGATATTATGTGCGCAACACCATACTTGCTAAGTAGGATCTTCATATGTTCATTGCAACAGTGGGACCCTTGATCATAGATGATCACCCTGGGTAAGATAAACCTGCAAAAGATATGAGACCTGACAAAATCCACAACAACTGAAGAATCATTGGTGCTAGTGTAGatgacctccacccattttgaaacaTAATCGACTGCCAAAAGAATGTATGTGAACCCAAAAGaaataggaaatggacccatgaAGTTAATaccccaaacatcaaaatctcGCAAAGCAGCATAGACTGTTGTGGCATCTCATTCCTACGCCCTAAATTCCCAACCCGTTGACAACGCTCACATACTTTATAAAACTAAAAGGCATCACGGAATAGGCTAGGCCAATATAACCCTGAATTCAAGACCTTCCTAGCAGTTTTTTGTAGACCAAAATGCCCCCTCACAAGACAAAGAATGACAAAATGTAAGTACAGAGTGAAACTCATCTTCTAGAATACATCATCTAATCACCTAATCGCTACAAAATTTCCACAAGTATGGGTCATCCCAAACATAATACTTAACATCACTTTTCAATTTACTAACCTTTGCTTGTGAGAAATATGCAGGTAAAGCTCGTGCAACTAGGTAATTAACGATGTATGCATACCAGGGAAGCTTACCTCGCAACTGTAAAAGCTGCTCGTCCGGAAAAGAATCCGCTATTAGTGTAAGCTCAACTCTCTTCTCTATCCTGCTCAAGTAATAAACCACCATGTTCTCCTTCCCGCTCCTATCGCATATCTCCATGTCAAATTCTTGGAGCAAAAGCATCCATCTGATTAATCATGGTTTCACATTCAACTTCTTAAGAAGGAACTTCAACACTACATGATCGGAGAAAACCACCACATAAGAGAAAAGCAAATATGATCTAAATTTATCTAACGCAAAAACAAATGCTAAAAGCTCCTTCTCATAGTAGTGTAATTTTCTAGAGCAGGAGGCATAATAAATTACATGAGACACTCTCTCCACTCTTTGTGCCAAAACCGCTCCCACTGCAAAATTGGAGGCTTACAATTAATGAATCTATCAATCTAAGAGTGCTTACAATTCAAGCTAGGGCTTCCCTTAAGCTTGTATCAATTGGCACGGTTGTGAAGAATAAGATGCTTGACTGAAACTGATTGGCACCAGATGAGTGATCTAATGAGTGGGAGAGGAGTCACTTCTAATAAGTGGAAGAGGAGTGGGTTCTGTTCTTGAGGGCAGAATGGAGTTATTGTCCAAATCAAGACGAAGGAGATGATGTGGAATTTAATCGATTAGATCTAGATGAAGAAATTGACGATAGCGATCCAagccactgtagcttctcatttgaaCTCCTCAAATATGGATCAACGGGCCTAAAATCTTTAGATCTTGATCAATGGCTGGATCAGTTCAGATCTGGAATCAAACACTCTAGATCTTAATCTACAGTGATGATCTATTGTCCCAtgagtcggatggaccagattgtGATGAATGGCTTAGATTTCCTTGAATGTTTGAATGAACAGTCTAGATTAGACTAGATTGGATCTCCTCAATTAATCTCAAGATTAAGCCCAATTTGGATCAATTCGACTCAAATCCATGGCTCCTTGATTGCTACAAAGACCACATTTAAATAATTAGCCATAATTCCACGAATAAAAGATAAATTGCATTAAAACCCAAAAACGAATTCAGCCCATGGAATATGATATAAATACGAATTTCATACATGAGAAGATCAAAAGGCATGAATATAGAAACCAAAATATTGTGACAAAAggatggttatcaaatcccccacacttattcttgcacgtcttGGACAAGCAAACAAAACTATGCAATAAACTAAAAAATCATTTCCTACATAATTTCttagcaatacctaaaagatagtaaaaggtaattaactaagaccatctaaagaccAAACATTCATGAATTCAATCCTTACAATAATCAATAAACATGGTGACTTCAATCCATTTGAAAAACTAAGAAAGATGCAACCTCACAAGGTAGATGTTTTCACTCTAGCTCTCACAATCAAATATGGAAGTGGAGGTTCACTcgatgtcactcacaacatttccctaccataagcttgcttcgTTTCTAATTCTCCATCATTATAAAAATATAGCATGCATGAaaccaaagaatttattaagaatagAAATAGAGTGAAAAAGAACTAAGTGTAACAAACAAAATGACAAGATAAAAGAACTCTATGAGGAAGTGAGAGTATTGGAAGAATAAACCTAATGAGTTGAATATATAAAGAAGAATATCTCCAAATAAACTTCACCATGATTGGGGGTTTCAAAACAACTTCATTGAGTGAGAAATATTTCTCTTCAATGATCTCTAAATGTGTATGCACTTTGTTgtccaacaatctcttccttacTAGGTTCTGAAAATTTCAATCTCCACACGTGTTTCAATTAATAACTTTTTCCCTCTGAAAACTTGCATCATCCTTACATGAGGGTAATTAAGCTACCATTGATTTCAACAATTCAGAGTCCAGATTCAGATTTAAGTTTAAGGAACTTCTGCAATTCAGAAACTCAGAAAACAGGTCCATAAACCTTGCCAAAGAGTTTCAAAAATGAACTAATTTTCAAACCTTTGGTGCTTCAAATTTCAGTTTCAGAAAGTACAATTTAAAAGAAGTTCAGACCAGATTCATGCAGGCTCTTATGTAGGATGAATACCATTAAACACGGTAATGATAACAGCTTCAAATCAAATCATTGCTAGTCGGAAACACCTTAAAGAATTGGCACTCAACAGGTTTACAATTTCAGAATTCCAGAATTCAGATTTCCAGTTTTAGTTGTGCCATTTTCCAACTATTTCCCATTCAAGTTCAGGTTTTGTATCAGTACAGAATTCTGAATTGCTGAGAAGCTAAATAtttccaaaattcagaattcaGCTTTCAACAACTCAGTTCCAAAGAAATCAAAATGCTTCTTGTAAAAACAATTCAGTAACCACTCCCTTCTTGAATGGCTTGAAGATGTCTTCTTGGTGCTCATATGCAGGAGTTACTGAAATTAAACCAACTGTCGTATTCCAATTTCAGTAATCATCCCCTTAGAATGctcaataataagaaaatgcaggGAATTGCATTTAAATCAGAATTCAGATTCAGGGAATTACTGAAATCCTGGTTTCTGGAATTTCAGAATTATGGTTTTTTTCATACTTCAGTTCCAAGAATCAGATTTAGGGAAATTATGGGTTCTTGATCATGAAAGATTTAGAGAAAAGGTAACATCAAATGTCAATGGCAGATCAAGAGCTCTCTTGAGACTGTCATTGATATAAAACATGCAATGGGGGTTGGCACAAAGAAATCAGGACACATTTTTTTCCCCTTCTGAATCAGGAAATCAAAATCAATAAAAGCTCAGGGAAGGTTTCAGGCATTCAGAAATCAATGTTCAGATTATCAATTGTGTCATTCAAGAATTCAGATTTAGGATTCAAGTTCAATGGAGTTTCAAGAACTTGATAGCATAAGAAGACTGGATTTGATTTCTGATATAGCTTATGTTGTGAAATTCTCATCACTTTTTTCATTCAAATCCTATAGCTTTTGACCACAGCCCCTTAATTTTACTTTCTTCTTAAAATGCTTGAAGACTGGAGTGTTATCATTCTGGTGCAGAAGTTTCAGAATTGAAACCAGCTACTGTAATCCCAGCTTCAGAAATTAGAACTTGAAGGAATTTTGGCTTGAATCATGTGGAGCCAAGTTTAATAAGGAATCTCATTTAGCACTGAATTAATAGGAAGTTGAATTCCAACTTTGGCTGTTCAGAATCAACACATTAACTTGGCACTAAACAGGGCTTTGAGGTAAGAACTGCTGCAATCAATTCCATAATCAGATTCATGGTTCAGTTGCTGGACCCATTGAACCCACTAAACAGGGCTTTGAGGTAAGAACTTGGCATTAAACAGGGCTTTAAAGTAAGAACTGCTGCAACCCATTGAATTAGGCAAAGTACCAAAGAGATTGTTTTGGCCAAGCGATAAGAATTTAACCTTGCATGCATTTGCATTGAAAGAAGGAATTGAGCCATTGAGATTTTTATCATTAAGGTAAATAATCTCCAGAGACGGATTTGGAACAAAAGACTGGATATATTGCCACTCAATAAATTATTGTGAATCAACAAGTTCGATAACTTCTCTAAATTCTGAAGGGCCGCTGTCATCTCACCTGAAAGGGAATTATTTGAGAGTTCCAAGGGTTCAAGGAGGGTGCAATTGCCTAATTCTGAGGGAATAAATCCAGAAAGATCATTGGCAGCAAGATTTAGTTCCTTCAGACGAATAAGCAACCCAATTTCTTTGCCCAGAGAACTAGAAATTCGTAGTGCAGGAAGCACAATTGAAGTGACATATCCACTTTTGTCGCAACTGATTCCCGCCCATCTACAGGGACTTGGGTCTGATGAATTCCAGGTAGAGTTCACTAACTAAGAAAGTATCAAGTTGCTGGAAAGGGCTAATAGTGCAGTTCCATCAGAGTTCAAGGCATTGCTTAGTCGAAAGATAGCCAAGAGCAACAACAGCAGAAAATTCATGATCATGTTCATTGGTCCCTAATAGAAACAAACAAGTCAATTATCCTACCATGTTTTCTTCACGTGATATAACTAGGATGTTGCCTAGATAAagcataagaaattatatataatGATGATTTCTAACAATTTTTGCATGTAAAATAAGCAAcaaaaacaataaataaataaataaaataaacttgaATCTCTAGTGAAGAAGAAACTGTCTAATATTGCAGCATCACAACCATCATCAACTGTGGGGGTTGATATTCAAGCATAACAAAGGTAACTTAGTTTAAATTCATTGGTTGTTGTCCTATGTAGCTAAATCTCTGCACACTTACCCATCAATTTGAATTCCTGCTCGCCACGGCCAAACTTTTTGCTTCCATCTTCTCTGATCCGATTTGGACACACAACGAAGGGCGACGTGATTCGTACCAAATTGCATTTCGCGATAGCATACACGACTTGCAAGGGAACTGCAAGGACCAAGCACACCACTGGATAGGGCTCCGGAAGAACCATCAAGGGGCACTCCCATGGGCTAGGAGATTACAAGTGTGCAGACCGATTGCAAGGTAGGTGTTTCCTCTGTTACGACTTTGTTTTACTGTTCAAATAGAGGATTCTATGGCATGCGGTTGGAGGCTAGCTAGTGACAATCATGGGTTCTACTCACCATCCGGGAGGAAAGTACATCATTTGGAGTGATTGCGTGCTGACAGCTTGGCCGGAGCAATCAAAGAAGAAACTATACAGTCGTCAGTCTTCTGCGGAAGGTGCCCGCGGGGAAGACACACCCTTACGTGGCCTCTAAGGCATGGCGTGGCCTCTACGGCACAACGTAGCCCAATAGGGTTGCGCCTTACATGGCAACACATAGTTGACGATGGGTTCGGTGAGccgttagattttgaaattaaagcttCACAGGTTGGATCTTCGTCCATGGAATCCTTCCTTAACCATTACCATTACCATTAGGACGACTAATGCCCGTAAGCTCCGGCAAAGGATGGAAATCATGAGCAGCAGCGGACTAGGCTAGGGCACAACAAATCCCACAGATGACCAAGCATTGAAGTTGTGATGGGGTATTGCTTAGTTGGTACAATATACCAAAATTTCGGTATACCGTACTGATACCGATTTTATAATATACCAAAAATTTCAGTACAGTATTATATCATAACGAAATTTTCGGTATCGGTATACGATATTTAGCGAAATTTTTGGTATACCGTACTGATACCGAAAATTTACTCTAAATGGTATAAATATCGAAATTTCTGTATACTGAAATTTCGGTATGGTTTagtatgaaaaatttttataccgTATTTTTTTGTATGGTAACGGTATACGGGTTGGTGGTTTGGTATAGATAAGTGCCTAACGAGGCTTTCTATCTGTCATTTCTCCATCAGGTAAATGAAACTGTTATTTTTGTGTCTAATATTGCCACTTATCGCCGACTCATTATTCTCTTTCCTTTTAATACATCACTTGTTAATTTTTTGGTTATGACTGAAAAATAGTATTTTTAGAACTTTTCCTCACATTTGGGTCAATATTTTAGTGGTTACTCGTCCATTTTGTCATGACCATGGGTTTAAATTTCACTTATCCTTTGCTGACATTTACTACTACTTCTTCTTATACTTGTTTGGGACCAATGTCTCAACCAAAAGAATTCGTGTTACTAATTAAGAACAAAGAGGAGATATAACTGTGAAAAATCCTCCAAGGAGGAAGCGACTGTCGATGTCTCTAGAAACTCCTGGGAGGACATGACTGTCGACGGCTTATACGTATTACATAACACATTTCATCTTTTGCCGAGGGAGATTGGGGTGGCGGCTCGGTGCGCTCAAAACGCTCAAGTTATTTAGTAATGATATTGATCGAGGTGCTGCCGCCTGAGGTGAGGTTGTCGACATGGTTGAACTCAAGCGGTTGCAGCTGAAGGTCTCTTCGTCGGAAATTTCTGGCCTCTCTCCTTACAAAAGCTTAATTCTTTGACAGAACTAGAGTTGTCCAAGACCCCACCTAGGTTGTCTGCTTCGTCAATCTTGTCTGAGATTTCTAGACTTAAGTGTCTAACAAGGCTCTCCATCTGATATTTCTCTATCAGGTAAATAAAACTGCTATTTTTGTGTCTAATATTGCCACTTATCAGCTCTTTATTCTCTTTTCTTGAATAAATCATTTGTTATATTTTGGGTTATGACTGAAAAATGACATTTTTAGCACTTTCACTCACATTTGGGTCAATATTTTAGTGGTTACTCTTCCATTTTGTCAGGACCATAGGGTTTAAATTTCACTTATCCTTTACTGGCATTTACTACCACTTCTTCTTATACTTAGGGGTGGGAAAAAATACTGAAATTTTCGTATACTGCCCATATTGTACCAAAATTTACCGAACTATATCGATTTTAcggtatatcaaaaattttggTATGGTATTATACCATACCGAAATTTTCGATATCGGTATTAGTATACGATTTTTAGCGAAATTTTTAGTATACTGTACTGATACTGAAAATTTACTCTAAACGGTTTGAATATCGGAATtttggtataccgaaaatttGGTATACCAAAATTCTGGTATGGTATcgtatgaaaattttttatactaTATTTTTTGGTACGGTAACGGTATACGGGTTGGTGGTGCGGTATAGATAACTACTTAACGAGGCTCTCGATCTGCCATTTCTCTATCAGGTAAATGAAACTGTTATTTTTATGTCTGATATTGTCACTTATCATCGGCTCTTTATTCTCTTTCCTTTGAATAAATCAATTGTTAAATTTTGGGTTATGActgaaaaatgatatttttagCACTTTCCCTCACATTTCGGTTAATATTTGGCAATGAACCACTAAAGTCATTGTATGAAACATTGATTTGTATGAATAATGTGAAATCACTCGAGGGCATCAAACTCCCTGTTAGATTGTTAAAAGAAATATCAAAGCTATGTAGTATATTCAAATTCCTCAACTTAAGTGGAAGTTTCCCTACTAATCCATTATCACTGAGGTTTAAGACTGCAATTAAGTGTTGCAACGAACCCAATGATGATGGGATGTTGCCTCCCAACTTGTTTTCTCCCAACTACAACTGAAATCATTCTCTTGTAGTATCAACTGAGAGAGATGAGATAAATTTTCAAAGCTTGTCGGTATTGTTACATTGAAAGAGTTGAATCTCAAGTCCAACACAAATAACCAATAACATTCTGATAATTAAAAAGGCAATGGACCATACAAATTGATATTGGACAGATTCAGAAGCTGAAGGTTGGCTAGGTTTTCTATTTTCCAAGGTATCAGTCCATCAAGCTTATTTATTGACAAGTTGATCATGGTCAGATTCACAATGTTCCCTACAGTTTAAGGAATTTGTCCATTGTGTTTGTTGAAACTTAAATCAATATATAGCAATTTGATGCCACAAAGAATTCTGGAATTGAGCCACTAAGATTGTTGTATGAAAGAACCAACCTCTTCAAACTCGAACAGTTTGCAAGGCCTAGAGGTATTGTCCCATTAAGCATATTATTGCCTAATAACAAAACCACCAATTGATTTCTAAAATAGATACCAAGAGGGATGTTGTCAACAAGACTATTATTAAATCGGTTAGGAGTCTCAAGTTTTTTCAACAAGCCAAGTTCTAATGGTATTCTTCCCGACAATTGATTATTAGAAGCAGAAAAGAACGTCAAGTTAGTGCAATTACCCAATGCCACTAGAAGTTCACTTTCAAATCTATTGCAGCAGAAAATTAATCTCTCCAACTTGCATGTTGTTTTTGATCTAAAAGAGATGTTCCCCACTAGATCATTTTGACTGACATCCATTTCTGTGAGGTCATCTATGGTCACGGGAATAAGTCCTCTCAAATGGTTCATGTATAGATAGAGCTACTGTAACTCACTACAATTACCAATTGAATAAGGCAAAGTACCAGAAAGATTGTTTTGACCTAGCTGTAATAATTTAACGTTGCATGCATTTGCATTGAAAGAAGGAATTGAGCCATTGAGATTATTATCATTAAGGTAAATAATCTCAAGAGATGGTCTTTGGAACAAAAGACTCGGTATATTGCCACTCAGTGAATTTTCGTAAAGCGCCAAGTTTGATAACTTTTCTAAATTCTGAAGGGTCACTGGTATCTCACCTGAAAGGAAATTATTTGAGAGTTTCAAGTGTTCAAGAAGGGTGCAATTGCCCAATTCTGAGGGAATAAATCTAGAAAGATCATTGGCAACAAGATTTAGTTTCTTCAGACGTCTATTCAACCCAATTTCTTTGCCCAGAGAATCCGAAATTCGTAGCACAGGAAGCTCAATTGAAGTGACATATCCACTTCTGTTGTAACTGATTCCCGCCCATCTGCAGGGACTTGGGTCTGATGAATTCCGGGTAGAGTTCACCGACTGAGGAAGTATCAAGTTGCTGGAAAGGGCTAATAGT
This window of the Zingiber officinale cultivar Zhangliang chromosome 3B, Zo_v1.1, whole genome shotgun sequence genome carries:
- the LOC122054726 gene encoding receptor-like protein kinase, which translates into the protein MVLPKPYPVVCLVLAVSLQVVSTVAKCNLVRITSPFVVCPNRIREDGSKKFGHGEEEFKLMALSSNLILPQSVNSTRNSSDPSPCRWAGISYNRSGYVTSIELPVLRISDSLGKEIGLNRRLKKLNLVANDLSRFIPSELGNCTLLEHLKLSNNFLSGEIPVTLQNLEKLSNLALYENSLSGNIPSLLFQRPSLEIIYLNDNNLNGSIPSFNANACNVKLLQLGQNNLSGTLPYSIGNCSELQ